GGCCTGGGGGCCGCCGGGATTGACGCCGACCAGGAACTAGCGCGGGTGGGGGCGCTGCTGACCCGGGCGCAGGAGGCCGGCGTGAAGATCCTCACGCTGCACGTCGGCGGCACTGCCCGCCGGGGCGAGCTGTCCGACCGCTTCATAGCCGCGGTGGTGCCCCGGAGCGGGCACGTGGTCGTTGCAACCGACGGCAACGCCGATGGGCTGTTCACGCGGCTGACCTCCCAGCATCGCGTCACACTGGAGACCGTCGAGCGCCTCTCTGACCTGGAGGCGGTGCTCCGCCGGATCTTCCGCGTCAGGTAGGCCAGGTAGGCGTGGTCAGGTGGACATCGTCAGGAGGACGGCAGGGCTTGTGGGATTCCAACAGGAGGTGAACGCTTGATGAAGACGCATCTGCGGTGCCTGCGCGGCGTCCTCGCCGTGGCGGTGATTCTGGTTGTTGCAGGCGTGCTCGCCGCGCCAGCCCCGCTGGTCGCGCAGCCGGTCAACCCGATTGCGACCGGCCGTGCCGGGATGGTGGCCACGGCCACCCCGCTGGCCACCGAGATCGGCCTTGAGATCCTCCAGCAGGGCGGCAACGCGGTAGACGCAGCGGTCGCCGCCGCGTTCGCGCTAGGGGTGGCCGAGCCGAATGCCTCGGGGCTGGGTGGCGGAGGGTTTATCCTCATCCGTTTTGCCCGCACAGGTGAGACCGTCTACATAGACTACCGTGAGGTGGCGCCCGGTGCCGCCAGGCCGGACATGTACCTTGACCCGGATGGGCGCGTAAGGCCCGGCTCCACCACGGTCGGCCACTTGGCCGTGGCCGTACCCGGCACGCTGGCAGGCCTGCACATGGCGCTCACGCGCTACGGCACGATGTCGCTGAAGCAGGTGATGGCGCCGTCCATATCCCTCGCGGAACGCGGCTACACCGTCACGAAGACGCTGAGCGGGATGATGCAGGACAACCTGGACAAGCTCAATCGGTTCCCCGCTGCCGCAGCGATCTACACGAAGAGAGGCCTGCCCTACGACCCGGGCAGCCGCCTCGTGCTGAGCGACCTGGCCGCCACCTACCGGCTGATCGCCTCTGCGGGACCGACCGTGTTCTACGAGGGTGAGATCGCAGACGCCATCGTGGCCGAGGTGAAGCGCGGTGGAGGCATCATCACGAAGGCCGACCTGGCCGGCTACCGCCCGAAGGTGCGCGTCCCGGTGCGCTCGACCTACCGCGGATACGAGATCATCTCAAGCCCGCCACCCAGTTCGGGCGGCACGCACGTTATCCAGGCGCTCAACATACTCGAGGGCTACGACATGGCCGGGCTCGGTTTTCAGACCCCGGCGGCCCTGCACGTCACGATCGAAGCGCTGAAGCGCTCGTTCGCCGATCGCGGGCGCTACATGGCCGACCCGGACTTCGTCCCGGTCCCCGTCGCCGGTCTGCTCTCGAAGGACTATGCGGCAGCGCTGCGCAGGACCATAGACCTGAATCGGGCCTCGCCCAGCGTCGCGCCCGGCAACCCAGAACCCTACGGGAAGTCGGCCAACACCTCGCACATCTCGGTGGTGGACCGCGAGGGCAACATGGTTGCGCTCACGCAGACCATCAACTACTTCTTCGGCTCGGGCGTGTTGGTGCCCGGTACCGGGATTCTCCTGAACAACGAGATGGACGACTTCGTGCCCGTCCCCGGCTCTGCCAACTCGGTGCAGCCGGGGAAACGGCCGCTCTCCAGCATGGCGCCCACCCTGGTGCTGAGGGAGGGGCGGCCGTTCATGACGGTGGGCTCGCCCGGCGCCACCCGCATCATCTCCGCCCTGGCGCTGATCATAATGAACATCGTGGACTACAAGATGGACATCCAGAGCGCGATCGAAGCGCCACGCATTCACGCCATGACGCGTGACGTGTTCGTGGAAGGGCGCATCCCTCCAGACGTGCGCGCGGCGCTTGCTGCCATGGGCCACCCGATTGTACTCCGCGGCCCCATGGACCTCTACTTTGGCGGCGCGCAGGGGATCGTGATGGCGCCCAACGGCGTCCTGTTTGGCGGCGCGGACCCGCGCCGCGACGGCTTCGCCAAGGGGTTCTGGTTCTAGGCGCATCAGGCCTCGGGATGGCCGTCCATCCAGCAGTGATCCTGGCCGCCATGGCGGGGGTGTTCGCCGTGGCGGCCCTCGTCCTCAGGTGGCCGGTGGGTCTTTCGCTGGCCCTGGGGGCGGTAGCCGGGACACTCCTGGGGGGCGAAGGCGTGCCCGTAAGGCACCTTGTCGAGGGCAGCTTCGGCTTCCTGGACGTGACCATAATGATCGCCTCGGCGATGATCTTCATGAAGGTCCTCCAGCGCAACGGGCTGCTGGAGACCCTGGGCCGGCAGATCCTGGATGCCTTCCGCGGGCGCCCCTCGCTGCTGCTGGTCGCGCTGATGCTGTTCATCATGTTCCCAGGCATGATGACCGGGTCGTCGAGCGCCTGCGTGTTCACCACCGGAGCGATCGCTGCTCCGGTACTCCTCGCGATGGGCATCCCATCCGAGCGGACCGCGGCCATCATCGCCATGGGCGCGCTGCTGGGAATGGTGGCCCCTCCGGTGAACATCCCCGCGATGATCATCGGCGGTGGGGTTGACATGCCGTACGTCGGCTTCACGCTTCCGCTGTTGGTGCTGACCGTGCCGCTGGCGGTGCTGTTCGTGTTGCTGCTGGGCCGGCGCTACGTTGCGGCCTCGGATCAGGTTCCCGCCGACCGCCTACCGGGTTCGCACTACGCGCGGCTCGGCCCGCGTCTCTACCTGCCGCTGCTGGTGGTGGGGGTCTTCATGATCGGACCAAAGGCCACGCGGGTGGTCCCCGATCTGGGGCTTCCGCTCGTGTTCCTGCTGGGCGCGGTAACCGGCGCGGTCACAGGGCTGCCGATACGCCCGGTGCAGGTCGCGCGGGAGGCGGTGCACGAGGCGCTGCCTGTGATGGGCATCCTCATGGGCGTCGGCATGTTCATCCAGATCATGGCGCTTACCGGCGCAAGGGGAGCCGTTGTAATCGCGGCCCTGGCGCTGCCATCGGTGCTGCTGTTCGCTGCCGTCGCCGTGGCAATGCCCGCTTTCGGCGCCGTCTCGGCGTTTGGGTCGGCGTCGGTGCTAGGCGTGCCGTTCTTCCTGGCCCTGCTTGGGCGCAACGGGATTGTGGTTGGCTCCGCGCTCTCGCTCATCGCCGGTCTCGGCGATCTGATGCCGCCTACCGCGCTGGCCGGGATCTTCGCCGCGCAGGTCGTGGGGCTGCCCGGCTATTTCGGTGTCCTGCGCCGGTGCCTGGTGCCGGCGGTCATAGTGGCAGGGGTGGGGATCGCGGCCCTGGTGTGGGCCAACCCGCTGGCCAAGGTGCTGGGGTTGTGATCACCTGGGTCTATCGCGGGATCGTCCTCCTGGTGCTGGTCCTGGTGGCACTCGACCTCTTCGGTGAGCGCGACCGCCGCAAGCAACTGGTAGCCGTCATCGTGCTAGTGCCGCTGGTGCTGCGGCTGCTGATGCTGAAATGAACCCAAGAAGTGGTCTGACAGATACCCGGACGCGCCTGTGGGCTATGGGGCTGGCGCTCGCCGGCCTTGTCGTGGCCGGGACCGCCGCGTCCGCATTCGAGCGCATGCGCCGAACAGAGCCGATCATCCCCGGGTCCGGTGTGACCAGGCAGAGCACGCTGGCCGCCTACGAGCATTCGCTGGAGCAGACCTCTGCCGACACCGAGGTCTTCTTCATGGACGGCGGCCAGCCCGGCGGCGTCGTGCTGGTGCTTGGCGGGACGCATCCCAACGAGCCCGCAGGTCTCCTGACGGCAGTGCTTCTGGTGGAGCGGGCGCGCGCAGCGTCAGGCCGGCTGATCGTGGTTCCGCGCGCCAACGGCAGCGGGTTCACGCACAACGATCCCCAGGAGGGCGCTCCTCAGACGTTCGAGATCGCAACGCGGGGCGGCCCACGCTCCTTCCGGTTCGGCTCCCGCAACACCAACCCCGTGGACCAGTGGCCTGATCCCGACGTGTACGTCCATGCCTCATCCGGACAGCGCCTCTCGGGCACCGAGGTGCGCAACCTCAACCGGGCCTTCCCAGGGCGGGCGGACGGCACCTTCACCGAGCGGATAGCACTGGCCATTGCCACGCTCGTCCGGCAGGAGCAGGTGGATCTGGTCATTGATCTCCACGAGGCTTCACCGGAATACCCGGTTATCAATGCCATTGTTGCGCACGAGCGGGCGATGCCGCTGGCCGCAGGGGTGTTGCTCGAGATGCAGATGGCGGGAATCCAGATCTCGCTGGAGGCATCGCCTGCCACCCTGCGCGGCCTCAGCACCCGCGAGCTGGGCGACCATACGCCGACGCTGGCGGTCCTGCTGGAGACCCCTAATCCTGCCCAGGGCCGCATCAGGGGCCGGACGAGCTCTGCACTGGTCGTGGGGGGACGTGATGCCGTCTACGAGCGCGCCGCCCGCGCCAGGCGGCTCTTCGTGCCCTTCGACGCGACCGGGTGGCCGATTGAGGCGCGCGTCGGCCGGCACGCGGTGGGAGTCGTGCTCTTTGCCCGCCTGCTGGGTGATGCCAGGCCGGGCCGCGGTGTGGTCGTCGAGGGCGTTCCAGAGGTCGCGTCGCTCCGGCGCGACGGCCTGGGAGCATATCTGCAGCCGCCCAGGTAGCCGGCGAGCCGCGACGCCCTAGGGCTTCTAGGGTCCGGAACCGATGCAGCCGGTGCGGCCGGCTGGTACCGTCAAGCTGGATGAGTGCCCCGTCTAGACCCGCAGGCACCTATGACCCAAGGAGGCGATCTCTGTGGGATCCGTGAAGTTCACCCGAGAGGAAGCACTTGAGTACCACTCCCAAGGCCGTCCAGGCAAGATAGCGATCACCCTCACCAAGCCTTGCGCCACGCAGCGTGACCTGACGCTCGCCTACACCCCGGGCGTGGCCGAGCCGGTACGCGCGATCCACGCCGAGCCGCTCGACGCGTTCAAGTACACCAACAGGGGCAACCTGGTCGCCGTCATCAGCAACGGCACCGCGATTCTGGGTCTGGGCAACCTGGGTCCTTTGGCCAGCAAGCCGGTCATGGAAGGGAAGGCGCTGCTGTTCAAGCGGTTCGCGGACGTGGACGCCTTCGACATCGAGATCGATGCCACGAGCGCGGAGGAGATCATTGCCGTCTCGCGCGCGCTGGCCCCGACGCTGGGGGGCATCAACCTGGAGGACATCAAGGCCCCCGAGTGCTTTGAGGTCGAACGGCGGCTCATTGAGGAGTTGGATATCCCGGTCTTCCACGACGACCAGCACGGCACCGCCATCATCACCGGGGCGGCGGTGCTCAACAGCCTGGAGATCACAGGCAAGCGGATCGAGGAGATCCGGTGCGTGATCAGTGGAGCCGGCGCTTCGGCGATCGCCTCCGGTGAGTTTTTCGTGCTTCTGGGAATGAGGCGGGAGCACATCACCTTGGTGGACACCAAGGGGGTTGTCTACAAGGGCCGGACCGAGGGGATGAACCCCTACAAGGAACGGTTCGCCGTCAAGACCAAGGCCCGTACCCTGGCCGATGCCATGGTGGGCGCCGACATGTTCTTCGGCCTTTCGGCGAAGGGGCTCGTCACGCGCGAGATGGTCAAGAGCATGGCTCCCAACCCCATCATCTTCCCCATGGCCAACCCCGACCCAGAGATCCCCTACGACGAGGCGCGCGCGGAGCGGCCCGACGCCATTGTGGGCACCGGCCGGTCCGACTTCCCCAATCAGGTCAACAACGTGCTGGGCTTCCCGTTCATCTTCCGCGGCGCGCTGGACGTGCGGGCCAGCAAGATCAACGAGGAGATGAAGCTGGCCGCGGCGCGGGCGCTGGCTGCCCTGGCCAAGGAGGAGGTGCCCGACAGCGTGCTACGCTCCTACGGGCTCACCACCCTCCAGTTCGGGCAGGAGTACGTCATACCGAAGCCCAACGATCCGCGCGTTGCGCTCTGGGTGGCCCCGGCGGTGGCCGAGGCGGCCATGAGGACCGGGGTGGCCCGTGTCACGGTGGACCTGGCGAAGTATCGCGATGAGCTGGCCTGCCGGCTCGTGCCGGGCTATGAGGTTATGGGATCGGTTGTGCGGCAGGCGCAGGTCTCCCCGCGCCGGATCGTCTTTTCCGAAGGCGAAGACCCGCGCATCGTCCGGGCCGCGGCCGTGGTCAAGAAGGACGGAATCGGGCACCCGATCCTCCTGGGGCGCGAGGATGTGATCCGTGCGCGCATGGAGGAGATACGCGTGACCGTTCCCCTGGAGATCGTGGACCCCGAGCGGTCGCCGCTGCGCGAGTCGTATGCCGACGCGCTGTTCCGTCTGCGCCAGCGCAAGGGCGTTACCTGCCGCGAGGCCTTCGAGGAGATCGTCCGTCCCAACATCTTCGGCACTATGATGGTCCGCAATGGCGACGCGGACGCGTTCGTGGCGGGCGTCACCTACAACTACCCGGACGTGATCCGGCCCGCGCTCCAGATCATCGGGGTGGCGCCGGGTGTGTCCAGGGCCTCAGGGCTCTACATTGTCCTCAAGGAAGGGAAGGTATACTTGTTTGCCGATCCGACGGTGAACATCGTGAGCACGTCCGAGGATCTGGCCGACATCGCCATCATGGCCGCGGAGCGCGCGGTTGACCTGGGCATCACCCCGCGCGTGGCCATGCTCTCGTTCTCCAGCTTCGGCTCCACGCGCCACCCGCTCTCGGAGAAGGTCCGCCAGGCGGTGGAGTTCGTGCGCGCGCGGCGTCCGGACCTCGCGGTTGACGGCGAGATGATGGTGGACACCGCGCTGGTTCCCGCCCTGCGCGAGGCCGACTACCCGTTCTCGACGCTGCGCGGGGAAGCCAACATACTGGTCTTCCCCAGCCTGGAGGCGGCCAACATTGCGTACA
This DNA window, taken from Armatimonadota bacterium, encodes the following:
- a CDS encoding NADP-dependent malic enzyme gives rise to the protein MKFTREEALEYHSQGRPGKIAITLTKPCATQRDLTLAYTPGVAEPVRAIHAEPLDAFKYTNRGNLVAVISNGTAILGLGNLGPLASKPVMEGKALLFKRFADVDAFDIEIDATSAEEIIAVSRALAPTLGGINLEDIKAPECFEVERRLIEELDIPVFHDDQHGTAIITGAAVLNSLEITGKRIEEIRCVISGAGASAIASGEFFVLLGMRREHITLVDTKGVVYKGRTEGMNPYKERFAVKTKARTLADAMVGADMFFGLSAKGLVTREMVKSMAPNPIIFPMANPDPEIPYDEARAERPDAIVGTGRSDFPNQVNNVLGFPFIFRGALDVRASKINEEMKLAAARALAALAKEEVPDSVLRSYGLTTLQFGQEYVIPKPNDPRVALWVAPAVAEAAMRTGVARVTVDLAKYRDELACRLVPGYEVMGSVVRQAQVSPRRIVFSEGEDPRIVRAAAVVKKDGIGHPILLGREDVIRARMEEIRVTVPLEIVDPERSPLRESYADALFRLRQRKGVTCREAFEEIVRPNIFGTMMVRNGDADAFVAGVTYNYPDVIRPALQIIGVAPGVSRASGLYIVLKEGKVYLFADPTVNIVSTSEDLADIAIMAAERAVDLGITPRVAMLSFSSFGSTRHPLSEKVRQAVEFVRARRPDLAVDGEMMVDTALVPALREADYPFSTLRGEANILVFPSLEAANIAYKLMQHLGGATVIGPILMGMAKSVHVLPRGAEVSSIIDMAAVAVVDAQAIERRNSRHAAS
- a CDS encoding succinylglutamate desuccinylase, yielding MGLALAGLVVAGTAASAFERMRRTEPIIPGSGVTRQSTLAAYEHSLEQTSADTEVFFMDGGQPGGVVLVLGGTHPNEPAGLLTAVLLVERARAASGRLIVVPRANGSGFTHNDPQEGAPQTFEIATRGGPRSFRFGSRNTNPVDQWPDPDVYVHASSGQRLSGTEVRNLNRAFPGRADGTFTERIALAIATLVRQEQVDLVIDLHEASPEYPVINAIVAHERAMPLAAGVLLEMQMAGIQISLEASPATLRGLSTRELGDHTPTLAVLLETPNPAQGRIRGRTSSALVVGGRDAVYERAARARRLFVPFDATGWPIEARVGRHAVGVVLFARLLGDARPGRGVVVEGVPEVASLRRDGLGAYLQPPR
- the ggt gene encoding gamma-glutamyltransferase, which encodes MRGVLAVAVILVVAGVLAAPAPLVAQPVNPIATGRAGMVATATPLATEIGLEILQQGGNAVDAAVAAAFALGVAEPNASGLGGGGFILIRFARTGETVYIDYREVAPGAARPDMYLDPDGRVRPGSTTVGHLAVAVPGTLAGLHMALTRYGTMSLKQVMAPSISLAERGYTVTKTLSGMMQDNLDKLNRFPAAAAIYTKRGLPYDPGSRLVLSDLAATYRLIASAGPTVFYEGEIADAIVAEVKRGGGIITKADLAGYRPKVRVPVRSTYRGYEIISSPPPSSGGTHVIQALNILEGYDMAGLGFQTPAALHVTIEALKRSFADRGRYMADPDFVPVPVAGLLSKDYAAALRRTIDLNRASPSVAPGNPEPYGKSANTSHISVVDREGNMVALTQTINYFFGSGVLVPGTGILLNNEMDDFVPVPGSANSVQPGKRPLSSMAPTLVLREGRPFMTVGSPGATRIISALALIIMNIVDYKMDIQSAIEAPRIHAMTRDVFVEGRIPPDVRAALAAMGHPIVLRGPMDLYFGGAQGIVMAPNGVLFGGADPRRDGFAKGFWF
- a CDS encoding TRAP transporter large permease subunit; this translates as MAVHPAVILAAMAGVFAVAALVLRWPVGLSLALGAVAGTLLGGEGVPVRHLVEGSFGFLDVTIMIASAMIFMKVLQRNGLLETLGRQILDAFRGRPSLLLVALMLFIMFPGMMTGSSSACVFTTGAIAAPVLLAMGIPSERTAAIIAMGALLGMVAPPVNIPAMIIGGGVDMPYVGFTLPLLVLTVPLAVLFVLLLGRRYVAASDQVPADRLPGSHYARLGPRLYLPLLVVGVFMIGPKATRVVPDLGLPLVFLLGAVTGAVTGLPIRPVQVAREAVHEALPVMGILMGVGMFIQIMALTGARGAVVIAALALPSVLLFAAVAVAMPAFGAVSAFGSASVLGVPFFLALLGRNGIVVGSALSLIAGLGDLMPPTALAGIFAAQVVGLPGYFGVLRRCLVPAVIVAGVGIAALVWANPLAKVLGL